The sequence CCACGACACTCCGTACGCGGTGGGTGCCCTTGACTTCACCGGCGACACGCCGATCATCCTGGGCCCCGACGGGCCGTCCCTCGGCGGGTTCGTCTGCCCCGCGGTGGTCGCCAGCGGCGATCTGTGGAAACTCGGCCAGCTCCGCCCGGGCGACACCGTCCGCTTCGTACCGGTCAGGGAAGCCGAGGCGGCCGCCCTGGATGCCCGCCGCTCCTCCCCCACGCTGATCAGCACGGGCGGAGACGGCGACGACGGCGTACTCGGGCGCCTGGAGGCCACCGATGCCCGCCCCGCCGTCACCTACCGCCGGGACGGCGACGACAACGTCCTGGTCGAGTACGGCCCCATGGTGCTCGACCTCGGCCTGAGGATGCGGGTCCACGCCCTGCAGGAGACCCTCGCCGCGCACGCGCCCGACGGCGTCCTCGACGTCACCCCGGGCATCCGCTCCCTCCAGATCCACACCGACGCCCGCCGGCTGAAGGCCCGTGATCTCACCGCCCTGCTGCGCGAGCTGGAGGACGAAGTCCCGCCCAGCGACGAACTGGTGGTCCCCTCCCGCACGGTGCGGCTGCCGCTCAGCTGGGACGACCCGGCGACCCGGCTCGCCATCGAGCGGTACATGGCCGGGGTGCGCGACGACGCCCCGTGGTGCCCGTGGAACATCGAGTTCATCCGCCGAGTCAACGGTCTTCGGACCGCCGACGACGTCTACCGCACCGTCTTCGACGCCTCCTACCTGGTGCTCGGCCTCGGCGACGTCTATCTCGGCGCCCCCGTCGCCACCCCGCTCGACCCGCGGCACCGCCTGGTGACCACCAAGTACAACCCGGCCCGCACCTGGACCGCGGAGAACTCCGTCGGCATCGGCGGCGCCTACCTGTGCATCTACGGCATGGAAGGCCCCGGCGGCTACCAGTTCGTCGGCCGCACCGTGCAGATCTGGAACCGGTTCCGCAAGGGCGGCCTGTTCCGGGACTTGCCGTGGGCGCTGCGCTTCTTCGACCGCATCGAGTGGTATCCCGTCACCGCGGAGGAACTGCTCGAACTGCGGGCCGAGACCGACGCCGGGCGCGGTGACTTCCCGACCGAGGAGGGCACCTTCTCCATCGCCGAGTACAACGCCTTCCTGACCGCGGAGGCCGACTCGATCGCCGCGTTCCGCCGGCGGCAGAGCACCGCCTTCGAGGCCGAGAAGCAACGCTGGCGAGCCGCCGGAGAGTTCGACCGCGACGACGATCCCGAACCCGTGACCGCCACTGCTGCCGTCACCCTGCCGGACGGGGCGGTCCCGGTCACCGCGCCGTTCACCGCCACCGTCTGGCAGATCGCCGCCGAGCCGGGCGCCACCATCGCGAGCGGCGATGCGATCCTCTCCCTGGAGGCGATGAAAATGGAGTCCACCGTGAACGCCCCCGCCGCCGGGACACTGCTGGAGATCTACGTCAAGCCCGGTGAACAGGTCGCCCCCGGCCAGATCCTCGCGGCGGTGCGGGCATGAACGCCATGACACCGGCCGCACGCGTCCAGGCCGCTTACGACCGCATCGAGGGCGCCGGCCGGCCCGAGATCTGGATCAGCCTCAGGCCACGCGAGGAGGTGCTCGCCGAGGCGGCCGGCATCGACCCGGCGCTGCCGCTGGCCGGCCTGGTGGTGGCCGTCAAGGACAACATCGACGTGGCCGGCCTCCCCACCACCGCGGGCGCCCCGTCGTACGCCTACGAACCGCAGGCCGACGCGCCCGCGGTGGCCCGGCTGCGCGCGGCCGGCGCGGTGGTGCTCGGCAAGACCAACCTGGACCAGTTCGCCACCGGCCTGGTCGGCACCCGCAGCCCCTACGGCGCGGTGCGCAACGCCTGGGACGCGGCCCGCATCTCCGGCGGGTCGTCCTCCGGATCCGCCGTCGCGGTGGCGCTGGGCACTGCCGACATCGCGCTCGGCACCGACACGGCCGGCTCCGGGCGGGTGCCCGCCGCCCTCAACGGCATCGTCGGCGTCAAGCCCACCAAGGGTCTGGTGCCCGTGACCGGGGTGGTCCCCGCCTGCTACACCCTCGACTGCGTGACCGTCTTCGCCCGCGACCTGCAACTCGCCCGCACCGCCGCGGAGTTCGTCGAGGGCCCCGATCCGGCCGATCCGCTCTCCCGCACCGGCACCCAGCTCCCGCCGCCCCCCGCGCGCCCGCGGATCGCCGTACCGGCCGGGGAGCATCTGAAGGGCATGGCCGGCGGCTGGCACGAGGCCTTCGACGCCGCCGTCGCCCGCATGGCGAGCACCGGGGCGGAGATCGTCGAAACCGACGTCACCCCGCTGCTTCAGGCCGCGGAACTGCTGTACGGCGGCGCGTTCGTCGCCGAGCGGTACGCCGCCGTGGGCGCGCATCTGGAGAAGCACCGCGACCTGATCGGAGCGGACCTCGATCCGACCGTCGCCGCCATCGTGCTGGCAGGCCGGGAGAAGACCGCCGCCGACTGGGCCGCCGACGCCGCCAGGCTCGCCGCGCTCGGCGCCGCCGGACGCGCGGTGCTCGACGGCTGTACGGCTCTCCTGACGCCGACCACCACCTGGCACCCCACCCTCGACGAGGTGGCGGCCGACCCGGTCGGCGCCAACGCCCGGTTGGGACGGTTCACCAACTTCGCCAACCTGCTGGACTGCGCCTCGCTCGCCGTTCCCGCCGGGTTCGTGGACGGCCTGCCGTTCGGCGTGATGTTCACCGGACCGGCCTTTTCCGACCACGCCCTGGCCGTGCTGGCCGAGCGGTTCGCCAACCCTGGGCTCGACCTGTTCGTGGTCGGCGCCCACCTCACCGGTCAGCCCCTCAATGCCCAGTTGGTGCAGGCGGGCGGCACTCTGACCGGCAGGGCCCGCACCGCAGGCGGTTACCGGCTGTACGCCCTGGCCACCGAGGTGCCCAAGCCCGGCTTGCTCCGAGTCACCGAGGGCGGGCGGGACGCCGGCGCCGGGGCGGGTCACGCCACGGCGTCAGGCGGCGACGTGGGCATGGGAATCGAAGGCGAGATCTGGCGGCTGCCGGCTTCCGGGCTCGGGGCGTTGACCGCCGCCGTGCCCGCGCCGATGACCATCGGCACCGTCGAACTGGCCGACGGGCGGCAGGTCCGCGGCTTCCTCGTCGAGCCGTACGCCGTCGAGGGCGCGCCCGACATCACCCGCTTCGGTGGCTGGCGGGCGTACACGGCGTCCGCGTGACCGGAGGCCGCGGGGCGGACACCTGGTGGCAGGATGGGACCATGACGACGACGCGTCCCCGTCAAGGCAGGCCCCGGCACACGCCGCCGTCCGACCCCGGCACCTCCGCCCGGGAACAGATCCTCGACGCCGCCGGGGCGCTCTTCGTCGACCATGGGATCACCAGCACCAGCACCCGCATGATCGCCGAGCGGGTCGGCATCAGGCAGGCCTCGCTCTACTACCACTTCGCCACCAAGGAGGAGATCCTCGCGGAGCTGCTGGCGACGTCCGTGCGGCCCAGCCTGCAGATGGTGGACCGGATCCGGGCCCTGGTGCCCGAGCATGCGGATGCGGCCGCCGCACTCTACGCCGTGGCCGCCATGGACGTACGCACCCTCTCCCGTACTCCGTACAACATCGGCACGCTCTATCTGCTGCCGGAAGTGCGGGCCGAGCGGTTCGACGCCTTCCGGGCCGAGCGGGGCCGTCTGCAGTCGAGCTACGGCACGCTGGGCGCCCTGGCGGCGAGCGAGGACGTCGCGCGCGGCCTGCCAGCCGAGCGGCTCGGTGAACTGCTGATCCAACTGGTGGAGGTTGTCATCCAGATACGGCGCTCCCGTGATCCGGATGCGGCTGACACCGAGGCCATCGCGTCGTCGTGCCTGCGCCTGTGCGGGCTCGGAGAGCCGGCGGTGGCCGCCGCCCGGGAGGAGGGCCGAACGCTGCTGAGCAGCCTGGACTGACCGGCGGCCCACCGCACACCCTCCCGCGCCGCCATGCACGCCGTCGCTGTCGGGGAGCCGCAACGCACCTTCTACGGCTCCGTTCCGGCACCTCCTTCCCCGTCTTCGTCCACTTCCGCATCCCTCTGTGGGTCCCGGAGGTCGGCCGCCCGATCGACCCGGACAATGAGGCACACGATCTGGTCATGTCCTTCTTCGGCGGCATGAGCAAGGGAGAACGCAACCAGACGCACCACCCCTCGCTCTCGGTGCGCTCCTCCAGGCATCCTCGTCCTGCTTCTGCTGCTGCGCTCCGTCCGAAACGTCCGCCGATACCCAGCGGGATCACGGCCTCGCCTGTCCCTCCCGCTCGCGAAGGAGCCGAATGACGACCGCCCCTGCCACCGTCGACTACTGGGAGCCGCTCTGGGCCAGCGGACGCCGGTACCGGGAAGTCAGCAGGCCCGAGGCCACGCTTCTGGCGGAACATGTCGGACCCGGCCGTGGACGCCCGGCCCTCGACATCGGCACCGGCGACGGCGCCCTTGCCCACCACCTCCACGAACTCGGTTACCGCACCACCGGTATCGACTTCTCCCCCAGCGCCATCGCCGCAGCAGCCCAGAAGACCCGGAGCCACCAGCACCGCGAAGGGCCCGCCTGGCATCTGATGGACTTCGCCGACGACGACGTCAACGCCCTGCCAAACCGCTCGTACGCGGTCGTCACCTGCCGCCTGGTCTACCGGTGGATGGACGACAAGCCGGCCTTCCTCGACCGCGTCCGGAAGGTCCTGGCACCCGGCGGGACCTTCTGGGTCGTCACCGAACTCGCCGGCCGCCGCGAGGACAGCGACCCCTGCAAGCACCTCGGGATCACCGCCACCGAGGCCCAGACGCTCACCGCGGGCTGGTCGGTCGTACGCACCGCCGATCTCGACGTGCTGCGCTGCTACGCACTCCGCCCCTGAACCCGGCACGGGAGACAACACGTTGGACATCGAACGACAAACACGCCTCGCCTGGGACGCCTACGGAACACACCACCTGCGGCGCGGTACGCCCCTGACGGAGGTGGACCAGATCACGTGGGGCCCGGCCAACGGGCCGGGGGACGGCATCCT comes from Streptomyces sp. FXJ1.172 and encodes:
- a CDS encoding TetR/AcrR family transcriptional regulator; this translates as MTTTRPRQGRPRHTPPSDPGTSAREQILDAAGALFVDHGITSTSTRMIAERVGIRQASLYYHFATKEEILAELLATSVRPSLQMVDRIRALVPEHADAAAALYAVAAMDVRTLSRTPYNIGTLYLLPEVRAERFDAFRAERGRLQSSYGTLGALAASEDVARGLPAERLGELLIQLVEVVIQIRRSRDPDAADTEAIASSCLRLCGLGEPAVAAAREEGRTLLSSLD
- a CDS encoding class I SAM-dependent methyltransferase, encoding MTTAPATVDYWEPLWASGRRYREVSRPEATLLAEHVGPGRGRPALDIGTGDGALAHHLHELGYRTTGIDFSPSAIAAAAQKTRSHQHREGPAWHLMDFADDDVNALPNRSYAVVTCRLVYRWMDDKPAFLDRVRKVLAPGGTFWVVTELAGRREDSDPCKHLGITATEAQTLTAGWSVVRTADLDVLRCYALRP
- a CDS encoding allophanate hydrolase — protein: MTPAARVQAAYDRIEGAGRPEIWISLRPREEVLAEAAGIDPALPLAGLVVAVKDNIDVAGLPTTAGAPSYAYEPQADAPAVARLRAAGAVVLGKTNLDQFATGLVGTRSPYGAVRNAWDAARISGGSSSGSAVAVALGTADIALGTDTAGSGRVPAALNGIVGVKPTKGLVPVTGVVPACYTLDCVTVFARDLQLARTAAEFVEGPDPADPLSRTGTQLPPPPARPRIAVPAGEHLKGMAGGWHEAFDAAVARMASTGAEIVETDVTPLLQAAELLYGGAFVAERYAAVGAHLEKHRDLIGADLDPTVAAIVLAGREKTAADWAADAARLAALGAAGRAVLDGCTALLTPTTTWHPTLDEVAADPVGANARLGRFTNFANLLDCASLAVPAGFVDGLPFGVMFTGPAFSDHALAVLAERFANPGLDLFVVGAHLTGQPLNAQLVQAGGTLTGRARTAGGYRLYALATEVPKPGLLRVTEGGRDAGAGAGHATASGGDVGMGIEGEIWRLPASGLGALTAAVPAPMTIGTVELADGRQVRGFLVEPYAVEGAPDITRFGGWRAYTASA